One window of Amaranthus tricolor cultivar Red isolate AtriRed21 chromosome 13, ASM2621246v1, whole genome shotgun sequence genomic DNA carries:
- the LOC130798079 gene encoding zinc finger BED domain-containing protein RICESLEEPER 2-like isoform X1, with the protein MCMTIDNATNNDSMIPFLQEYLNGHSSFPCHGAHFHIRCAAHILNFIVKDGLKAIDPAVKLVRDNVKYIDSSEARMIRFRDFVSQIEKPSSLKLWLDVVTRWNSTYLMLKRALDYRVVVNRFGSTNPDYTLKLTDCEWESVENMASILQPFYEMTNLFSGSDYPTANLYFEQVCKAKYHLRRACESEDTCIRGMGNEMFEKLEKYWGESFLILSIATVFDPRHKIPFLKHHFRKVYQSEDEIYQKIVRVCSGLVNLFNDYKFTLTLSTKAHQASNSEDLASVGSCSRDFDGYKVCII; encoded by the coding sequence ATGTGCATGACTATTGACAATGCAACCAATAATGATTCCATGATCCCCTTTTTACAAGAATACTTAAATGGCCATTCGTCTTTTCCATGTCATGGTGCACATTTTCATATTCGTTGTGCGGCGcacattttgaattttattgttAAAGATGGATTAAAAGCAATTGATCCTGCTGTCAAACTCGTGCGTGATAATGTCAAGTACATTGATTCATCCGAGGCAAGGATGATtaggtttagagattttgtatcTCAGATAGAAAAACCTTCTTCGCTGAAATTATGGTTGGATGTTGTAACGAGATGGAACTCTACATATCTAATGTTGAAGCGAGCTCTTGACTATAGAGTTGTGGTGAATCGCTTTGGTAGTACTAACCCTGACTACACCTTGAAGCTCACTGATTGTGAGTGGGAATCTGTTGAAAACATGGCTTCTATTCTTCAACCTTTCTATGAAATGACTAATCTTTTCTCTGGGTCAGATTATCCCACTGCAAATCTATATTTTGAACAAGTTTGTAAGGCAAAATACCACCTACGACGTGCTTGTGAAAGTGAGGATACTTGCATTAGAGGGATGGGAAATGAGATGTTTGAGAAGTTGGAGAAATATTGGGGCGAGTCCTTTTTAATTTTGTCTATTGCTACGGTGTTTGACCCTAGGcataagattccatttctaaaacatcattttagaAAGGTTTATCAATCTGAGGATGAGATTTATCAAAAAATTGTGAGGGTTTGCTCTGGACTTGTCAATCTTTTCAATGATTACAAGTTTACACTTACTTTATCGACTAAAGCTCATCAAGCTTCTAATTCTGAAGATCTTGCATCAGTTGGTTCATGCTCTCGTGATTTTGATGGCTATAaggtatgtattatttaa
- the LOC130798079 gene encoding zinc finger BED domain-containing protein RICESLEEPER 2-like isoform X2, translated as MCMTIDNATNNDSMIPFLQEYLNGHSSFPCHGAHFHIRCAAHILNFIVKDGLKAIDPAVKLVRDNVKYIDSSEARMIRFRDFVSQIEKPSSLKLWLDVVTRWNSTYLMLKRALDYRVVVNRFGSTNPDYTLKLTDCEWESVENMASILQPFYEMTNLFSGSDYPTANLYFEQVCKAKYHLRRACESEDTCIRGMGNEMFEKLEKYWGESFLILSIATVFDPRHKIPFLKHHFRKVYQSEDEIYQKIVRVCSGLVNLFNDYKFTLTLSTKAHQASNSEDLASVGSCSRDFDGYKNFE; from the exons ATGTGCATGACTATTGACAATGCAACCAATAATGATTCCATGATCCCCTTTTTACAAGAATACTTAAATGGCCATTCGTCTTTTCCATGTCATGGTGCACATTTTCATATTCGTTGTGCGGCGcacattttgaattttattgttAAAGATGGATTAAAAGCAATTGATCCTGCTGTCAAACTCGTGCGTGATAATGTCAAGTACATTGATTCATCCGAGGCAAGGATGATtaggtttagagattttgtatcTCAGATAGAAAAACCTTCTTCGCTGAAATTATGGTTGGATGTTGTAACGAGATGGAACTCTACATATCTAATGTTGAAGCGAGCTCTTGACTATAGAGTTGTGGTGAATCGCTTTGGTAGTACTAACCCTGACTACACCTTGAAGCTCACTGATTGTGAGTGGGAATCTGTTGAAAACATGGCTTCTATTCTTCAACCTTTCTATGAAATGACTAATCTTTTCTCTGGGTCAGATTATCCCACTGCAAATCTATATTTTGAACAAGTTTGTAAGGCAAAATACCACCTACGACGTGCTTGTGAAAGTGAGGATACTTGCATTAGAGGGATGGGAAATGAGATGTTTGAGAAGTTGGAGAAATATTGGGGCGAGTCCTTTTTAATTTTGTCTATTGCTACGGTGTTTGACCCTAGGcataagattccatttctaaaacatcattttagaAAGGTTTATCAATCTGAGGATGAGATTTATCAAAAAATTGTGAGGGTTTGCTCTGGACTTGTCAATCTTTTCAATGATTACAAGTTTACACTTACTTTATCGACTAAAGCTCATCAAGCTTCTAATTCTGAAGATCTTGCATCAGTTGGTTCATGCTCTCGTGATTTTGATGGCTATAag AATTTTGAATAG